From one Bacteroides eggerthii genomic stretch:
- a CDS encoding HU family DNA-binding protein, with translation MGLQYVVAKRVFGFDKDKNVKYVAKSVGSGELGTDKLCAKVSRILGIHRKTVDLVAAGLVDIMSEEIEDGKTVRLGDFGLFRPSFVGKCADTQEGVTASNIVRKRILFFPGKAFSAMLDKMSVTRMAMPDTDYTDGSQGNEGKPENPDISGGGEEEDPLG, from the coding sequence ATGGGACTTCAGTATGTAGTAGCTAAACGTGTATTCGGTTTCGACAAGGATAAAAATGTGAAGTATGTAGCCAAATCCGTAGGGTCAGGCGAGTTAGGCACTGATAAATTGTGTGCCAAAGTGAGCCGTATCCTCGGTATCCACAGGAAAACGGTGGATTTGGTGGCTGCCGGTCTTGTAGACATCATGTCGGAAGAAATAGAGGACGGAAAGACTGTCCGTTTAGGAGATTTCGGGCTTTTCCGCCCTTCTTTTGTGGGAAAATGCGCTGATACGCAAGAGGGGGTGACGGCAAGCAATATTGTGCGTAAGCGTATTCTCTTCTTTCCGGGAAAGGCCTTCAGCGCGATGCTGGACAAGATGAGCGTCACCCGGATGGCAATGCCCGATACGGATTATACCGACGGCAGCCAGGGCAATGAAGGCAAGCCTGAAAATCCGGATATATCCGGTGGAGGTGAAGAAGAGGATCCTTTGGGATAA
- a CDS encoding glycoside hydrolase family 97 protein has product MRNMKTIFTKLACFLLALFMSGAAMAESITSPDGQLRLNFSVNPQGEPVYELSYKGKAVIKPSKLGLELKNDPGLMNGFTLAGTETSTFDETWEPVWGEVKQIRNHYNEMAVTLNQKAQDRNIIIRFRLFDDGLGFRYEFPLQKNLNYFVIKEERTQFAMAGDHKAFWIPGDYDTQEYDYMESKLSEIRGLMEEAVTGNASQTQFSPTGVQTSLQMKTADGLYINLHEAALVDYSCMHLNLDDKNLVFESWLTPDAVGDKGYMQAPCKSPWRTVIVSDDARDILASKLTLNLNEPCAYEDVSWIKPVKYVGVWWEMIAGKSTWAYTDELPSVKLGETDYSKTKPNGRHGANNENVKRYIDFAAANGFDQVLVEGWNEGWEDWFGHSKDYVFDFVTPYPDFDVKMLNAYAKSKGVKLMMHHETSSSVRNYERHMDKAYQFMVDNGYNAVKSGYVGNIIPRGEHHYGQWMNNHYLYAVKKAADYKICVNGHEAVRPTGLCRTYPNLIGNESARGTEYEAFGGSKPFHTTLLPFNRLIGGPMDYTPGIFDTKLDFMGDLPHGQVQTTLAKQLALYVTLYSPLQMAADLVENYEKHMDAFQFIKDVAVDWDDSRYIEAEPGDYITVARKAKGTDNWFVGGITDENARTANFTLDFLTPGKQYVATLYADGKDADYKENPTSYQIKKGIVTNKTKMSVKEARSGGFALSLIEAAPADKKTVKKWK; this is encoded by the coding sequence ATGAGAAACATGAAGACTATTTTCACTAAACTGGCCTGCTTCCTGCTCGCCCTTTTCATGAGCGGCGCAGCAATGGCCGAGAGCATTACTTCGCCTGACGGCCAACTCCGATTGAACTTTTCGGTAAATCCCCAGGGTGAACCTGTTTACGAACTTTCCTACAAAGGAAAAGCGGTTATTAAGCCCTCGAAACTCGGTCTGGAACTGAAAAATGATCCGGGATTGATGAACGGATTTACTTTGGCCGGTACCGAAACCTCTACGTTTGATGAAACCTGGGAACCGGTGTGGGGTGAAGTAAAACAAATCCGTAACCACTATAATGAAATGGCCGTAACGCTGAATCAGAAGGCGCAGGACCGCAATATCATCATTCGTTTCCGCCTCTTTGACGACGGTCTCGGCTTCCGTTACGAGTTCCCTTTGCAGAAGAACTTGAACTACTTTGTTATCAAGGAAGAACGTACCCAATTTGCTATGGCGGGCGACCATAAGGCGTTTTGGATACCGGGCGACTACGATACGCAGGAGTATGACTACATGGAGTCCAAACTTTCCGAAATACGCGGATTGATGGAGGAAGCTGTCACAGGCAACGCCTCGCAGACACAATTCTCTCCGACAGGTGTGCAGACCTCCCTTCAGATGAAGACGGCAGACGGATTGTACATCAACCTGCATGAAGCAGCTTTGGTGGACTATTCTTGTATGCACCTGAACCTGGACGACAAGAACCTGGTTTTTGAGTCTTGGCTGACCCCCGATGCAGTGGGTGACAAAGGCTATATGCAGGCTCCCTGCAAGTCGCCATGGCGTACGGTTATTGTCAGCGATGACGCACGCGACATCCTTGCTTCCAAGCTGACTCTGAACCTGAACGAACCTTGTGCCTATGAAGATGTTTCTTGGATTAAACCGGTGAAGTATGTAGGCGTATGGTGGGAAATGATTGCCGGCAAAAGCACTTGGGCATATACGGACGAACTGCCCTCCGTCAAGCTGGGCGAAACGGACTATTCCAAGACAAAGCCCAACGGACGCCATGGCGCCAACAATGAAAATGTGAAGAGATATATCGACTTTGCGGCTGCCAACGGTTTCGACCAAGTGCTGGTGGAAGGTTGGAACGAAGGCTGGGAAGACTGGTTCGGACATTCCAAAGATTATGTTTTCGACTTTGTAACCCCATACCCCGATTTCGATGTAAAGATGCTGAACGCTTACGCCAAGAGCAAAGGTGTGAAGCTGATGATGCATCATGAAACATCTTCTTCCGTCCGCAATTACGAACGCCACATGGACAAAGCCTATCAGTTCATGGTGGATAATGGTTATAATGCAGTGAAAAGCGGTTATGTAGGCAATATCATTCCGCGCGGAGAACACCACTACGGACAGTGGATGAACAACCACTATCTCTATGCCGTGAAGAAAGCCGCCGATTATAAGATTTGCGTCAACGGCCACGAAGCCGTACGCCCCACAGGTCTGTGCCGCACCTATCCTAACCTGATTGGCAACGAATCGGCCCGCGGAACCGAATATGAAGCCTTTGGCGGTAGCAAGCCGTTCCACACCACATTGCTTCCCTTTAACCGTCTTATCGGTGGCCCGATGGACTACACTCCGGGCATTTTCGATACCAAACTGGATTTTATGGGCGATTTGCCTCATGGGCAGGTGCAGACTACGCTTGCCAAGCAGCTGGCTCTTTATGTCACCCTTTACAGCCCTTTGCAGATGGCTGCCGATTTGGTTGAGAACTACGAGAAGCATATGGATGCTTTCCAGTTCATCAAAGATGTTGCCGTAGATTGGGACGACAGCAGGTATATCGAAGCGGAACCGGGTGACTATATCACCGTAGCGCGCAAGGCGAAAGGTACCGATAACTGGTTTGTTGGCGGCATTACGGATGAAAATGCCCGTACTGCCAACTTTACTCTCGACTTCCTGACGCCGGGCAAGCAATATGTGGCTACTTTGTATGCCGATGGCAAAGATGCCGACTACAAAGAAAATCCCACTTCCTATCAAATAAAGAAAGGCATTGTGACCAATAAGACAAAGATGTCTGTCAAGGAGGCACGTAGCGGCGGTTTTGCTTTGAGCTTGATTGAGGCTGCTCCTGCCGATAAGAAAACTGTGAAGAAATGGAAATGA
- a CDS encoding amidophosphoribosyltransferase — protein sequence MGGFFGTVAKASCVADLFYGTDYNSHLGTKRGGLATYDQEEAVFKRSIHNLESTYFRTKFEDELDKFKGNSGIGIISDTDPQPLILNSHLGRFAIVTVAKIVNLQELEAQLLEQNMHFAELSSGKTNQTELIALLLIQGRNFVEGIENVYKHIKGSCSMLLLTEDGIIAARDHWGRTPVVIGKKDGAYAATSESSSFPNLGYEIDRYLGPGEIVRLHADRVEQMRKPNEGMQICSFLWVYYGFPTSCYEGKNVEEVRFSSGLKMGQTDTSEVDCTCGIPDSGVGMALGYAEGKGVPYHRAISKYTPTWPRSFTPSRQELRSLVAKMKLIPNRAMLEGKRLLFCDDSIVRGTQLRDNVKVLYEYGAKEVHIRIACPPLIYSCPFVGFTASKGDLELITRRVIKELEGDENKNLEKYATTGSPEYERMVEVIRERFGLSSLKFNTLETLVEAIGLPKCKLCTHCFDGSSHF from the coding sequence ATGGGAGGTTTTTTCGGAACAGTCGCCAAAGCAAGTTGCGTGGCAGATCTGTTTTACGGTACGGATTATAATTCGCATTTAGGGACAAAACGTGGTGGCTTGGCTACTTACGATCAGGAAGAAGCGGTGTTTAAGCGCTCTATTCACAATCTGGAAAGTACCTATTTCCGAACGAAGTTTGAAGATGAATTGGACAAATTCAAAGGAAATTCCGGCATTGGAATCATCAGCGACACAGATCCTCAACCTCTCATCTTAAATTCCCACCTCGGTCGTTTTGCCATTGTAACGGTTGCCAAGATTGTGAATCTGCAAGAACTGGAAGCCCAACTTCTGGAACAAAATATGCACTTCGCCGAATTGAGCTCCGGCAAAACCAATCAGACAGAACTTATAGCCCTGCTCCTGATACAAGGCAGAAACTTTGTGGAGGGCATCGAAAATGTATATAAGCATATCAAGGGTTCGTGCTCCATGCTGCTGCTTACGGAAGACGGCATTATTGCCGCCCGCGACCATTGGGGGCGTACTCCGGTCGTTATTGGTAAGAAAGACGGAGCTTATGCCGCAACAAGCGAGTCGAGCAGTTTTCCGAACTTGGGTTACGAGATAGACCGCTATTTGGGACCGGGAGAGATTGTCCGTCTGCATGCCGATAGGGTGGAGCAAATGCGCAAGCCCAATGAAGGAATGCAGATATGTTCTTTCCTGTGGGTTTATTACGGTTTTCCTACTTCGTGCTATGAGGGCAAGAATGTGGAGGAAGTGCGCTTTTCCTCCGGTCTGAAAATGGGACAGACCGATACCTCGGAGGTGGATTGTACTTGTGGAATTCCTGACTCCGGTGTGGGCATGGCGCTGGGATATGCCGAAGGAAAAGGTGTTCCCTATCATCGGGCCATTTCGAAATACACGCCTACATGGCCTCGCAGCTTTACTCCCAGCAGGCAGGAGTTGCGCTCACTGGTGGCGAAGATGAAGCTCATCCCTAATAGGGCTATGCTGGAAGGTAAGCGCTTGCTGTTCTGTGACGATTCCATTGTGCGTGGAACCCAGTTGCGCGATAATGTAAAGGTGCTTTACGAGTATGGAGCCAAAGAAGTCCACATACGCATCGCTTGTCCACCGTTGATATACAGTTGTCCGTTTGTAGGTTTCACTGCATCCAAAGGCGATTTGGAATTAATAACCCGTCGTGTCATCAAGGAACTGGAAGGGGATGAAAATAAGAATCTTGAGAAGTATGCCACTACCGGTTCGCCGGAGTATGAGAGAATGGTAGAGGTTATTCGCGAACGTTTCGGGCTTTCTTCCCTAAAATTCAATACTTTGGAAACATTGGTGGAAGCCATCGGACTTCCTAAGTGTAAACTGTGCACCCATTGTTTTGACGGTAGCAGTCATTTCTGA
- the pepT gene encoding peptidase T has protein sequence MTLVERFLKYVSFDTQSNEESGVTPSTSGQMVFAKYLKEELEALGLEEVTLDENGYLFATLPANTDKSVPVVGFIAHMDTSPDMSGKDVSPRIVENYDGKDIVLCEEGKVVLSPAQFPELLDHKGEDLIVTNGKTLLGADDKAGIAEIVSAMVYLKEHPEIKHGKIRIGFNPDEEIGLGAHKFNVEQFGCEWAYTMDGGEVGELEFENFNAASAKIVFKGCNVHPGYAKHKMINSIRVANRFMSMLPSHETPEHTEGYEGFYHLIGITGEVEKTTVAYIIRDHDRSRFESRKKEFEHLVRKINAEYGEGTAVLELHDQYYNMREKIEPVMHIIDTAFKAMEAAGVKPRVKAIRGGTDGAQLSFKGLPCPNIFAGGLNFHGRYEFVPVQSMEKAMKVIVKIAELVAADK, from the coding sequence ATGACTTTAGTAGAACGTTTTTTAAAGTATGTAAGTTTCGATACGCAATCGAATGAGGAGAGTGGGGTAACACCGAGTACTTCAGGGCAAATGGTGTTTGCTAAATATCTGAAGGAAGAATTGGAGGCTTTGGGCTTGGAAGAGGTCACGCTGGATGAGAACGGTTATCTGTTCGCCACCCTTCCTGCCAATACAGATAAGTCTGTACCTGTCGTGGGGTTCATTGCCCACATGGATACAAGCCCCGATATGAGTGGTAAGGATGTCTCCCCGCGTATTGTGGAGAATTACGATGGCAAGGATATTGTTCTTTGCGAAGAGGGGAAAGTGGTCCTTTCGCCTGCCCAATTTCCCGAACTGCTCGACCACAAAGGGGAAGACCTGATTGTCACCAACGGAAAGACCTTGCTGGGTGCTGACGATAAAGCCGGCATTGCCGAGATTGTTTCGGCGATGGTATATCTGAAAGAGCATCCCGAAATCAAGCATGGCAAAATCCGTATCGGTTTTAATCCCGATGAGGAAATCGGTTTGGGAGCGCATAAGTTCAATGTTGAACAATTCGGCTGTGAATGGGCTTATACTATGGATGGCGGTGAAGTGGGTGAGTTGGAGTTTGAGAACTTCAATGCTGCTTCTGCCAAGATTGTTTTCAAAGGGTGCAATGTGCATCCCGGATATGCCAAACATAAGATGATAAACTCTATCCGCGTGGCCAACCGGTTTATGTCTATGCTCCCCAGTCACGAAACACCAGAGCATACCGAGGGATATGAGGGGTTCTATCATCTCATCGGCATTACGGGAGAAGTGGAGAAAACCACTGTTGCTTACATCATTCGCGACCACGACCGGAGTCGTTTTGAAAGCCGCAAAAAGGAATTTGAACATCTTGTCCGTAAGATTAATGCGGAATATGGCGAAGGTACAGCCGTACTCGAACTGCACGACCAGTATTATAACATGCGCGAGAAGATTGAACCGGTAATGCATATCATCGACACCGCCTTCAAAGCAATGGAAGCAGCCGGCGTGAAACCGCGTGTAAAAGCCATTCGTGGCGGTACGGACGGTGCGCAGCTGTCATTTAAGGGGCTGCCTTGTCCCAATATATTTGCCGGTGGCCTGAATTTCCATGGACGTTACGAATTCGTTCCTGTTCAGAGCATGGAGAAGGCTATGAAGGTTATTGTCAAAATAGCTGAACTTGTTGCCGCCGATAAATAA
- the gcvT gene encoding glycine cleavage system aminomethyltransferase GcvT — MKTTPFTETHISLGAKMHEFAGYNMPIEYSGIIDEHLTVCQGVGVFDVSHMGEFWVKGPHASDFLQKVTSNNVAALTPGKVQYTCFPNEDGGIVDDLLVYQYEPEKYLLVVNASNIEKDWNWCVAHNTEGAELENASDRMAQLAVQGPKAVEALQKLTPINLSELPYYTFTHGEFAGEPDVIISNTGYTGAGGFELYFYPEVAMKIWNAVFEAGAEFGIKPIGLGARDTLRLEMGFCLYGNDLDDTTSPIEAGLGWITKFVEGKNFINRPMLEKQKTEGTVRKLVGFEMIDRGIPRHGYELQSMEGAPIGVVTSGTMSPTRKVGIGMGYVKPEYSKIGTEICIDMRGRKLKAVVVKPPFRKG, encoded by the coding sequence ATGAAAACCACTCCGTTTACAGAAACACATATCTCGCTGGGGGCTAAGATGCACGAATTTGCGGGATACAATATGCCTATTGAATATTCCGGCATCATCGATGAACATCTCACTGTTTGTCAAGGTGTCGGTGTGTTCGATGTCTCCCATATGGGAGAGTTTTGGGTGAAAGGTCCGCATGCATCGGACTTTTTGCAGAAAGTGACTTCTAATAATGTGGCGGCGCTTACTCCCGGTAAGGTGCAATACACCTGTTTTCCAAACGAGGATGGAGGCATTGTGGACGACCTGCTTGTTTATCAGTATGAACCCGAGAAATACTTGTTGGTTGTCAATGCTTCCAACATAGAGAAGGACTGGAACTGGTGTGTGGCCCATAATACGGAGGGAGCTGAACTCGAAAATGCATCCGACCGCATGGCGCAGCTCGCAGTGCAAGGGCCGAAAGCTGTTGAGGCGTTGCAGAAGTTGACGCCTATCAATCTTTCCGAGCTTCCGTACTATACTTTTACGCATGGTGAGTTTGCAGGAGAACCGGATGTCATTATTTCCAATACCGGCTATACCGGTGCGGGTGGTTTTGAACTTTATTTTTATCCGGAAGTAGCCATGAAGATATGGAATGCTGTGTTTGAAGCAGGTGCTGAGTTTGGTATCAAGCCTATCGGCTTGGGAGCTCGTGATACGCTTCGTCTTGAAATGGGATTCTGCTTGTATGGAAATGATCTGGATGATACGACCTCGCCTATCGAAGCCGGATTGGGGTGGATTACCAAATTTGTAGAGGGTAAGAACTTCATCAATCGTCCGATGCTGGAGAAGCAGAAAACGGAAGGTACGGTACGTAAGCTGGTAGGCTTTGAGATGATAGACCGCGGTATCCCCCGTCATGGTTATGAATTGCAGAGCATGGAGGGCGCCCCCATTGGCGTGGTTACTTCGGGCACGATGTCACCCACGCGTAAGGTTGGTATAGGAATGGGGTATGTAAAGCCTGAATATAGTAAGATAGGTACGGAAATTTGTATTGACATGCGCGGACGCAAGCTGAAAGCAGTGGTGGTTAAGCCGCCGTTCCGTAAAGGCTGA
- a CDS encoding type B 50S ribosomal protein L31: MKKGIHPENYRPVVFKDMSNGDVFLSRSTVNTKETIEFEGETYPLVKLEISSTSHPFYTGKSKLVDTAGRVDKFMSRYGNRKK, translated from the coding sequence ATGAAAAAAGGTATTCATCCTGAAAATTACCGTCCGGTAGTATTTAAAGATATGTCAAACGGTGACGTGTTCTTGTCTCGTTCTACAGTAAATACCAAAGAGACTATCGAGTTCGAAGGCGAAACTTATCCGTTGGTAAAACTGGAAATCTCCAGCACTTCTCACCCGTTCTATACAGGTAAGTCTAAGTTGGTTGACACAGCCGGTCGTGTTGATAAGTTCATGAGCCGTTACGGTAATCGCAAGAAATAA
- a CDS encoding DUF4595 domain-containing protein, protein MKNKVFYMSMLLMCIMTSCGDDNAPPTPDPTLSIAPATALHFTAAATESHEINVTTNQDSWTAISNQNWCKVTQDKNKLIVKADPNTTETSPAPATITISAGSAKSIMLAVTQDAATNEPDATYPATEADLIKAVAKTWTFPETSDYISLELNEEKYYSLLTKTKIATRSEEANGIYIIEGTYTVSDDLRILSLTDFGKIEIKDIKQTESEITITPTGKDPFTVTTTEQKIETPPTRTGKRLKTYIPDFGDEGVMNYTFTYDDKNRLVKLSVDIDGKTQELSIKYENQKISFDLPGEELEATGNIACTYTLNTAGLATDLQVKIGKAIITQRYTYNNARQLISVRRYEGGEMTAYCNAVWENGNVTSTISGSKHICTDKSYQDNEGNIVYVHDHNQDNKFDDNDKALAPGAYDTHSSAYTYTAEKNKGGFLIPTYSPDIFDMFDFGDWLAAMTGILGKLPENLNKDNSNGFFTFAYTFEGDYPKTLQVNAKEHGEEFKATMTFE, encoded by the coding sequence ATGAAAAACAAGGTTTTCTACATGAGCATGCTATTAATGTGTATCATGACCTCCTGTGGCGATGACAACGCCCCTCCCACCCCGGATCCCACTCTCTCGATTGCTCCTGCTACTGCGCTGCACTTCACAGCCGCAGCTACTGAATCGCATGAAATTAATGTTACGACCAACCAAGACAGCTGGACTGCAATTTCCAATCAAAACTGGTGTAAAGTAACACAAGACAAAAACAAATTAATCGTAAAAGCAGATCCTAATACGACTGAAACATCCCCCGCACCGGCTACCATTACTATTTCTGCAGGAAGTGCAAAAAGCATAATGCTGGCAGTAACACAGGATGCAGCTACAAACGAACCTGACGCCACCTATCCGGCAACCGAAGCCGATTTGATAAAGGCCGTAGCCAAAACATGGACATTTCCTGAAACCTCCGACTACATTTCTTTGGAACTCAACGAAGAAAAATACTATTCCCTACTTACAAAAACAAAAATCGCAACGCGTTCCGAAGAAGCGAACGGCATTTATATAATAGAAGGAACCTATACGGTATCCGATGATTTGCGTATTCTGTCTTTAACCGATTTCGGAAAAATCGAAATCAAGGACATTAAGCAAACGGAAAGTGAGATTACCATTACTCCTACCGGCAAAGATCCGTTTACCGTAACTACCACCGAGCAAAAGATCGAAACTCCGCCGACCCGGACAGGGAAACGTCTTAAAACATATATCCCCGACTTTGGAGATGAAGGGGTTATGAACTACACCTTTACCTATGATGACAAGAACAGGTTGGTCAAGTTATCTGTGGATATTGACGGCAAGACACAAGAACTGTCCATTAAATACGAAAACCAGAAAATCAGTTTTGATCTCCCCGGAGAAGAGTTGGAAGCAACAGGCAATATTGCATGTACCTATACTCTCAATACGGCCGGACTTGCAACCGATCTTCAAGTCAAGATAGGCAAAGCCATCATTACGCAACGTTACACTTACAACAATGCCCGCCAGCTCATTTCCGTACGCCGATATGAAGGAGGAGAAATGACCGCTTATTGCAATGCAGTATGGGAGAACGGCAATGTCACATCTACCATTAGTGGTTCCAAGCATATCTGTACCGACAAGTCTTATCAAGACAACGAAGGCAATATTGTATATGTGCACGACCATAATCAGGACAACAAATTTGATGACAACGACAAGGCTTTGGCTCCGGGCGCCTATGACACTCATTCATCCGCTTATACTTATACCGCCGAAAAAAACAAAGGCGGATTTTTAATCCCCACCTATTCACCCGATATTTTTGATATGTTCGATTTCGGAGACTGGCTTGCCGCAATGACAGGCATCTTAGGTAAACTGCCGGAAAACCTGAACAAGGACAATAGCAATGGTTTCTTTACTTTTGCTTATACATTCGAAGGTGATTATCCGAAAACCCTGCAAGTTAATGCAAAAGAGCATGGGGAAGAGTTCAAAGCGACTATGACCTTTGAATAA
- a CDS encoding endonuclease: MRKVTFLFSFCFCVIVAAAQNTECKLYSIAFYNLENLFDTIHDAGKNDHDFLPDGSYQWTAKKYESKLHNLSMVLGSLSRNLVPEGPAVIGVAEVENRRVLTDLVSQPAISNYKFIHYEGPDKRGIDCALLYDPQQFTVTNSKLVLSTPFEGDTVHLTRGFLIVDGRLADERVCVIVNHWPSRGAKSPVRVHAAKQVKVLTDSLLREDKKLKLFVMGDMNDDPMDESMQTLGARKYISGMKAKQFYNPWWKTLEDKGVGTLLYRGKWNLFDQIVLSRPLVKTKKGLRYDHNEVFIRDYLIQQDGKYKGSPLRTHGGRVWLNGYSDHLPTIIYLKK; the protein is encoded by the coding sequence ATGAGGAAAGTTACTTTTTTATTTTCTTTTTGTTTCTGCGTTATAGTGGCGGCAGCCCAGAACACAGAATGTAAGCTGTACAGTATAGCTTTTTATAATCTTGAGAATTTGTTTGATACCATTCATGATGCAGGTAAGAACGATCATGATTTTTTGCCTGATGGCAGTTATCAGTGGACAGCGAAGAAATACGAATCTAAACTGCATAATTTGTCGATGGTGCTGGGTTCGTTGTCGCGAAATCTGGTTCCCGAAGGTCCGGCTGTTATTGGTGTGGCAGAAGTGGAGAACCGCAGGGTGCTGACGGATCTCGTCAGTCAGCCGGCCATTTCCAATTATAAGTTTATTCATTATGAAGGACCTGACAAACGAGGCATCGACTGTGCGTTGCTGTATGATCCGCAGCAGTTCACCGTTACAAATTCCAAGCTGGTACTCTCCACCCCGTTTGAAGGGGATACGGTGCACCTGACGCGTGGATTTCTGATTGTAGACGGGCGGTTGGCTGATGAACGTGTGTGTGTCATCGTAAATCATTGGCCTTCTCGTGGTGCAAAATCACCGGTGCGCGTGCATGCTGCCAAGCAGGTGAAAGTACTTACAGACTCTTTGCTGCGTGAAGATAAGAAGTTGAAACTTTTTGTTATGGGGGATATGAACGATGACCCTATGGATGAAAGCATGCAGACTTTGGGAGCGCGCAAGTACATCTCGGGAATGAAAGCAAAACAGTTCTATAATCCTTGGTGGAAAACGCTGGAGGATAAGGGAGTGGGAACCTTGCTTTATCGGGGCAAATGGAATTTGTTCGATCAGATTGTGCTGTCAAGACCATTGGTGAAAACAAAAAAAGGGCTGCGATATGACCATAATGAAGTCTTTATCCGCGATTATCTGATCCAGCAGGATGGTAAATACAAAGGCTCACCTTTACGTACTCATGGCGGACGTGTGTGGCTGAACGGTTATAGCGATCACTTGCCTACGATTATCTATTTGAAAAAATAA
- a CDS encoding class II fructose-bisphosphate aldolase, with the protein MVNYKDLGLVNTREMFARAIKGGYAIPAFNFNNMEQMQAIIKAAVETKSPVILQVSKGARQYANATLLRYMAQGAVEYAKELGCKHPEIVLHLDHGDTFETCKSCIDSGFSSVMIDGSHLPYEENVALTKKVVEYAHQFDVTVEGELGVLAGVEDEVSAEHHTYTNPEEVIDFATRTGCDSLAISIGTSHGAYKFKPEQCHIDPTTGRLVPPPLEFAVLDAVMEKLPGFPIVLHGSSSVPQEEVDTINQFGGKLEAAIGIPEDQLRKAAKSAVCKINIDSDSRLAMTAAVRKVFAEKPAEFDPRKYLGPARDNMEKLYKHKIINVLGSENKLAQLD; encoded by the coding sequence ATGGTTAATTACAAAGATTTAGGCCTTGTAAACACAAGAGAAATGTTTGCTCGCGCTATCAAGGGTGGATATGCGATCCCTGCATTCAACTTCAATAACATGGAACAGATGCAGGCTATCATCAAGGCTGCAGTTGAGACTAAGTCTCCGGTTATCCTTCAGGTTTCTAAGGGCGCTCGTCAGTATGCTAACGCTACTTTGTTGCGTTATATGGCTCAGGGTGCTGTGGAATATGCTAAGGAACTGGGCTGCAAACATCCTGAAATTGTTCTTCACCTTGACCATGGAGATACTTTCGAAACTTGCAAAAGCTGTATTGACTCAGGTTTCTCCTCAGTAATGATTGACGGTTCACATCTTCCATATGAAGAAAATGTTGCTTTGACAAAGAAAGTTGTTGAGTATGCTCACCAATTCGATGTTACAGTAGAAGGCGAACTTGGCGTATTGGCTGGTGTAGAGGATGAAGTATCTGCAGAGCACCACACATATACTAACCCCGAAGAAGTTATTGACTTTGCTACCCGTACAGGTTGCGATTCTTTGGCTATTTCTATCGGTACTTCTCATGGTGCATACAAATTTAAACCTGAACAATGCCACATAGATCCTACGACAGGCCGTCTGGTTCCTCCTCCTTTGGAATTTGCTGTATTGGATGCTGTGATGGAGAAACTCCCGGGATTCCCTATCGTACTTCATGGTTCTTCTTCAGTACCTCAGGAAGAAGTTGACACAATCAACCAATTCGGTGGTAAGCTGGAAGCTGCTATCGGTATTCCGGAAGATCAGTTGCGTAAAGCTGCTAAGTCTGCTGTTTGTAAAATCAATATCGACTCAGACTCTCGTTTGGCTATGACTGCTGCTGTTCGTAAGGTATTTGCTGAAAAACCGGCTGAATTCGACCCGCGTAAATACTTGGGCCCGGCTCGTGACAATATGGAAAAACTTTACAAGCACAAAATCATCAACGTGCTTGGCTCGGAAAACAAATTGGCTCAATTGGACTAA